From Zhongshania aliphaticivorans, one genomic window encodes:
- a CDS encoding medium chain dehydrogenase/reductase family protein has protein sequence MYKRVELSAFGKPDVLHVVTEADLPEPEPGQVRVRVLSAGTGFTDTIIRQGQYPGVKTKPPFTPGYDWFGIVDKLGAGVSDLQVGQFVADMPVIGGYTQYLCVDAKQLVVAPPGLDPAEAVCMILSYTTAYQMLTRELSLVPGQRCLVHAAGGAVGSALLELGALLGLEMIGTGSQAKKALIEGLGAQFIDYRNEDVGARVAELAPGGVDAVFDTLGGQSWSVSYRCLRKGGRLVAFGALQLTTGQETVPQLLLGFSKLLVLWRLLPDGKSSGFYNIQTRRQRHPSDFNEDLGALFNLLAEGKLHPAIAERVALDDVVEIHRRLDCGDIVGKVVLDCTL, from the coding sequence ATGTATAAAAGAGTAGAGCTTAGTGCTTTTGGTAAACCGGATGTCCTGCACGTTGTGACCGAGGCAGATTTACCGGAGCCGGAACCCGGGCAGGTAAGGGTTAGGGTCCTCAGTGCTGGCACGGGCTTCACCGATACGATTATTCGCCAGGGTCAATATCCGGGCGTAAAAACGAAACCACCGTTTACGCCGGGTTACGACTGGTTTGGTATCGTCGATAAGCTCGGGGCAGGCGTAAGCGATTTGCAGGTAGGGCAGTTTGTGGCCGATATGCCGGTCATTGGTGGTTATACTCAATATCTCTGCGTTGATGCTAAGCAGCTTGTTGTGGCACCGCCCGGCTTAGACCCCGCAGAAGCGGTGTGCATGATTTTGTCCTATACCACGGCCTATCAAATGCTCACCCGCGAGCTTAGCTTGGTACCGGGGCAGCGCTGCCTCGTGCACGCTGCTGGCGGTGCTGTTGGCAGCGCCTTACTGGAGTTAGGCGCGTTACTTGGTTTGGAAATGATTGGCACTGGCTCCCAAGCGAAAAAAGCCTTAATTGAAGGATTGGGCGCTCAGTTTATTGATTACCGCAATGAAGATGTTGGCGCGCGTGTTGCTGAATTAGCGCCGGGTGGGGTAGATGCCGTATTTGACACGCTTGGCGGCCAAAGTTGGTCGGTGTCATATCGCTGTCTGCGCAAAGGTGGTCGCCTAGTCGCGTTTGGCGCCTTGCAGTTGACCACAGGACAAGAGACGGTGCCGCAGTTGTTACTTGGCTTTAGTAAATTACTTGTGCTGTGGCGGCTTTTGCCAGATGGAAAATCCTCCGGCTTTTATAATATTCAAACTCGCCGTCAGCGGCATCCAAGCGACTTTAATGAGGACCTTGGCGCGCTGTTCAATCTGCTGGCGGAAGGAAAATTGCATCCAGCTATTGCCGAGCGCGTTGCCTTAGATGATGTTGTGGAGATCCATCGCCGCTTGGATTGCGGTGATATCGTCGGCAAGGTTGTGTTGGATTGCACGCTATAA
- a CDS encoding iron-containing alcohol dehydrogenase has translation MHFLIVLYSRIMAVLSHITMKFISVPSPMIYSGAGSATALCAAIGRFSCKRVLVVTDSVLVELGLVGRVTAELEKIGVAVEIYDAILPDPDFSQVEGGITLCQKMRCDAVLAIGGGSSLDAAKVIAVSAGSGQLPRKMQGFFKVAKRGLPLYCIPTTAGTGSEATMVSVITDAANSTKCFIVDPKLVPDAVALDASLMTGLPPAITAATGIDALTHAIESSLATEATEETLKKSLAATAMIFRYLETAVNDGENLEAREAMAVASCYAGAAFTVTNVGYVHGLAHQLGALCHIPHGLANALFLPHVLDFYCDTAAPQMARIAAAADIGRDADSDLERAKKLIEAVRSLEGRIGVPTSSDALKPEMVEELARRALKESHGLYGYPVPKYMRKEECEAIVRKILPA, from the coding sequence GTGCACTTTCTAATAGTCTTATACAGTCGAATCATGGCGGTACTTAGCCATATCACCATGAAATTCATTAGTGTGCCGTCGCCCATGATCTATAGCGGCGCAGGAAGCGCCACTGCGCTGTGCGCGGCAATTGGTCGATTTTCGTGTAAACGTGTTTTAGTGGTCACCGACAGTGTGCTTGTCGAGCTCGGGCTTGTGGGCCGGGTAACTGCGGAGTTAGAAAAGATCGGCGTTGCGGTGGAAATTTATGATGCGATTCTACCAGACCCGGATTTTTCGCAGGTCGAGGGTGGCATTACGCTCTGTCAGAAAATGCGTTGTGACGCCGTGTTAGCGATCGGCGGTGGGTCATCGTTGGACGCAGCTAAAGTCATTGCGGTTAGCGCAGGATCAGGGCAGCTGCCCAGAAAAATGCAAGGCTTCTTTAAAGTGGCCAAGCGCGGGCTACCGTTATATTGCATTCCAACGACGGCGGGCACCGGTTCGGAGGCGACAATGGTGTCGGTGATTACGGACGCAGCAAACAGCACAAAATGCTTTATTGTCGACCCGAAACTGGTGCCAGATGCTGTCGCCTTGGATGCAAGCTTAATGACGGGATTGCCGCCGGCAATAACCGCCGCGACTGGTATAGACGCTTTAACCCATGCGATTGAATCGTCGTTGGCAACCGAAGCGACCGAGGAAACCTTGAAAAAGTCTCTTGCCGCAACGGCAATGATTTTTCGGTATTTAGAAACTGCAGTAAACGACGGAGAGAACCTTGAGGCAAGAGAGGCGATGGCCGTAGCGAGTTGTTATGCCGGTGCGGCCTTTACAGTGACTAATGTGGGCTATGTTCACGGTCTTGCCCATCAGTTAGGCGCGCTGTGCCATATACCTCATGGGCTGGCCAATGCCTTGTTTCTGCCCCATGTTTTGGACTTTTACTGTGACACGGCGGCGCCGCAAATGGCGCGTATTGCCGCTGCTGCGGATATTGGTCGTGATGCAGACTCTGATCTAGAACGCGCCAAAAAATTAATCGAGGCTGTTCGGTCTTTAGAGGGCCGCATTGGTGTCCCTACAAGCAGTGATGCGCTCAAACCAGAGATGGTTGAAGAGTTGGCGCGGCGGGCGTTGAAAGAATCTCATGGCCTGTACGGATACCCGGTGCCGAAATACATGCGTAAGGAAGAGTGCGAGGCGATCGTCCGTAAAATACTGCCAGCTTAA
- a CDS encoding alkyl/aryl-sulfatase, protein MPIIAVTKKYMPVLAFSLLAACDRPAPMTAANADTDAFGSSAATETTANINRQVLKTLRLTDKADFDDASRGLIARPDALTIEGPNGSIAWQPASYDFILGEAPPSVNPSLWRQAQLNNLHGLFKVTDGIYQVRGFDLANLTLIDGEHGWIVVDPLTNNQTAAAAINFAFEHLPRKPISAILFTHSHIDHFGGVLGALDAGQTDIAKVRVIAPQGFLEEATSENMLAGPTMMRRSDYMYGSTLPRTERGHVDSGLGKGPSYGNISILPPTETIDHTGQTLTIDGVEFVFQNVSGSEAPAEFTFYLPAHKAFCGAELVSRNMHNLYTLRGAKVRDALAWSGFIDEAKNMFSAADVYFASHHWPIWGSQRIASFLEIQRDTYKYIHDQTLRLAYKGYTPSEIAEQIKLPAALQESFANRGYYGSLRHNARAVYQRYFGWYDGNPANLDPLPPEQAAQHYVAAMGGAEQVLALAQSAFDGGEYRWTATLLNHLVFAQPADSEAKALLARNYEQLGYQAESAPWRDIYLTGAKELRQGKPKSAAELALGRDMVKFAARSNFFDVMAAQLNAEKAEGLAMTINFHFTDLNENHVLTLKNSVLHHTQAAAVENANATLKISHDLFLDLVLGNASLKKLIFSDQLSIEGSKIDLARFFALQDKPQGVFEIVRP, encoded by the coding sequence ATGCCGATTATTGCCGTCACAAAAAAATATATGCCGGTACTGGCATTTAGCCTGCTAGCCGCCTGTGATCGCCCCGCGCCAATGACCGCCGCAAATGCCGATACCGACGCCTTTGGCAGCAGCGCGGCAACCGAGACGACAGCAAACATCAATCGCCAGGTTCTAAAAACGCTTCGACTTACTGACAAAGCGGATTTCGACGACGCCAGCCGTGGGCTAATTGCCCGACCAGACGCCCTCACCATTGAGGGACCAAACGGCAGTATCGCTTGGCAACCCGCAAGCTATGATTTTATCCTAGGTGAGGCACCCCCATCAGTAAACCCTAGCCTCTGGCGTCAGGCGCAACTCAATAATCTCCACGGCTTATTTAAAGTGACTGATGGAATCTACCAAGTTCGAGGGTTTGACTTGGCGAATCTGACCTTAATCGACGGCGAGCACGGCTGGATTGTGGTTGATCCGTTAACCAACAATCAAACAGCCGCAGCAGCCATCAATTTCGCATTTGAGCATCTGCCCAGAAAACCCATTAGCGCCATTCTGTTTACCCACAGCCACATCGATCATTTTGGCGGCGTGCTTGGCGCACTAGATGCAGGTCAGACCGACATAGCCAAGGTCCGCGTTATTGCCCCCCAGGGCTTTCTAGAAGAAGCCACCAGCGAAAACATGCTGGCCGGACCAACCATGATGCGCCGTTCAGATTATATGTATGGCAGCACACTGCCGCGAACCGAGCGAGGCCATGTGGATTCTGGGCTCGGCAAAGGCCCCTCCTACGGCAATATCAGCATTTTACCCCCCACCGAAACCATCGATCATACCGGCCAAACATTAACGATAGACGGCGTGGAGTTTGTTTTTCAGAATGTCTCCGGCTCCGAGGCACCAGCGGAATTCACCTTCTATTTGCCCGCGCACAAAGCGTTTTGCGGCGCGGAGCTTGTTTCACGCAATATGCACAACCTCTACACCTTGCGCGGTGCAAAAGTCCGCGACGCCCTCGCCTGGAGTGGGTTTATCGATGAGGCCAAAAATATGTTCAGCGCGGCAGACGTTTATTTTGCCAGTCACCACTGGCCAATTTGGGGTAGTCAACGTATCGCCAGCTTTTTAGAAATACAGCGTGACACCTATAAATATATTCACGACCAAACCCTACGGCTAGCCTACAAGGGCTATACCCCAAGCGAAATAGCCGAACAGATTAAACTGCCCGCCGCACTGCAAGAGAGCTTCGCCAACCGCGGTTACTATGGTAGCTTGCGGCACAATGCCCGCGCGGTATATCAACGCTATTTTGGTTGGTATGACGGCAACCCAGCCAACCTCGACCCCCTGCCACCGGAACAGGCTGCGCAGCATTATGTGGCGGCCATGGGCGGCGCCGAACAGGTACTGGCGTTGGCGCAAAGCGCGTTTGACGGCGGAGAATATCGCTGGACAGCAACCTTACTAAATCACCTAGTTTTCGCCCAGCCAGCTGACAGCGAGGCCAAGGCCCTGCTGGCCCGCAACTATGAGCAGCTAGGCTACCAAGCCGAATCTGCGCCGTGGCGCGACATTTATTTAACCGGCGCGAAAGAGCTTCGTCAGGGCAAACCTAAGAGCGCAGCCGAGCTGGCACTAGGCCGAGATATGGTTAAATTTGCCGCAAGATCAAATTTCTTCGATGTGATGGCCGCACAGCTAAATGCAGAGAAAGCCGAGGGATTGGCGATGACGATCAACTTCCATTTTACGGATCTGAACGAAAATCATGTCCTAACGCTAAAAAACTCGGTACTGCACCACACCCAGGCGGCTGCCGTAGAAAATGCCAATGCCACGCTTAAAATCAGCCACGATTTGTTTTTAGATTTGGTACTGGGCAATGCCTCACTTAAAAAGCTGATATTTTCCGATCAACTCTCTATCGAAGGCAGCAAAATTGACTTGGCGCGCTTTTTTGCGCTGCAAGACAAACCCCAAGGCGTGTTTGAGATCGTCCGCCCTTAA